In Mesorhizobium sp. M9A.F.Ca.ET.002.03.1.2, the DNA window GGAAAATTCGGTTAAGGTATCCGATTTGATGCGAATGTCGAAAAATGGATCCTAATTTACTTCATGTTCACTGCACAGGACGGAGATATATCAATGGCAGTAAGAGCCATAATCCTGCTTGGAGGAGCAAGTAACAGTCCGCTATACGTCCAAGCGGCCAAGCGTCTCGATCTCCATCCAATTACCCTCTCAGCCGATCCAGAGGTATACGAATATCTCGCGGGAATTGAGGCGGTCCGTGTCGACGAACACGACATCGATGCTCTGATCCGCGAATGTTCCCTGCTAGGAGCGACCTATGACATAGCTGGCATTGCCAGCGCCCAGGAGTCGGTCAATGCGGCGGTTGGCAAGCTCTGCCAATACTACGATCTGCCGGGACCGGACCCCGCAGCGATTGAACGGTGCTGCGACAAATTCGTTCAACGTCAGCTACTCGCGGACGCGGCCGTTCCAATACCTGCCTATCGCTTGGCGGCGAATGCGAACGACGTAGAAAGCTGTGCTGCGAAGATCGGTCTGCCGGTGATTGTTAAGCCAGCCGTTGGCATCGGTAGCAGCGGCGTCCGATTGTGCCGCACCGTCGATGAGATTGCTGAACATACTGATTACCTGTTGGGTGGGGAGCACATATGGCGGTCTTCGCCAAAGATACTAGTCGAGGAATTCGCTCAGGGCCCCCATTATAGCATTGAAACAATTGGGAATGAGGTCGTTGGAATTGGGACCATCGACTTCGGCCCCCCCCCGCATTTCGTCAGTCGGGAGTACATCTATCCAGCCCCGCTGACCGATGACGAGCAAAAGCGTATCGTCGGTATTTCGTTGAGCTGTTTGCGAGCTCTCGGCCTTGGCTGGCAACCAACGAACATTGATCTACGGTGGACGAGGTTTGGACCAGTCGTCATTGAAGTCAATCCGCGTCTTGGTGGCACGCCCGTACCCCAACTGGTTCAGCAGGCTTACGGTGTTGATCTCGTTACCGAGCACATCAAGCTTGTCATCGGGAACGAATGGAATTTGCGTAGAAGGTATTCGAATACTGCTGTCGCGCGGTTTCTAGTTCCTGATCGCGATGGCATCCTCGATTGGATCGACGGCGACCGTCGCGCGGCAAACCTATCGGGTGTGGCCGAGGTCAAGTTTTACGTTGAACCCAAGACGCGGATCGTTAGGAAGGGCGATTACCGAGACAAGATTGGACATATCATCGCCGCTTCGCCCACCCTTGCTCAGGCCAAGGTGACACTCCAACGTGCTGTCGACTTAATCGATTGGTCGATCACTCCATATCCGTCACTTGGCGACTAGGAACAATGCCCTATCCCGACCTTGGTGCAATTGCAAATTAGAAGCATGAACGGGCTGAGCTTTGCAGCAAGAAGCTGAATTGGGACGCATGGGAGGATCGGCACGCTACAGATCAGCGGCCGAACTGCGAATGGCGATTTCACGTTGTCTCCATCGACTGCTTGACGCCGCCGCTTCCGAAGACATGCGTCCGGTGTTGATGCTCCACCATGCCATGTTTCTCGGCCATCAGCCAGACACGCTTCAGATTGGACCCGTAGCGGCAAGGCCGTAGATCGGGTCGTTGGCCTTGTGCACGACCTCATCGCATCGTCGAAGCAGATGACCGGAGCCAGCGGCCCAAATGTCTTCTCCTGGGCCATCGTCATGTCTCTCTGGAGTGTCGCCGTCAAACAGAGTGTCCTACTATCTCCATAACAGCGGCTAACCCCCGTGGGTCGGTCAAATCCCCCGGGGTATGGTCTGAAACTCCCCTCTGACGATCACCGGAAGGCTACTGGAGAGAGCGCTAGCCGTTAAGGCAGGACGTTTATTTTTCGCCCCTTTCATACAGCGGGGGGCCAGGAGTTGAACGTCTTGAAGGCACATCTGCAAGCACCGTACTATCATCACTTGATCGCAACACCAGCCAGCGCGAGATTCAAAGGCTGACGGGTGTCGATCGCAAGACGATTCGGCGTTACCGAGCGCAGCGGGCTGGTGCGGAGGCAAATTCCCCCGGGAAGTAACCACCGGCTCGGCAACCTCGGAGGACCGAATTCCTCCACCCCGACCATCGGCTTTTGGGGTCGGGAGGGATGGTCACCAGCAGCCTGGCCCGCTCGGCCTGTGAACCGGATCGGGCGTGGATAAAAGAACAGGTCCGCCTGAAGCGAAATGCCCAGGCGATTTACCGGGACTTGGTCGATCAGTTTGGGACTATCCGTCCCTACACTGCAGAGAGATATTGGGCTTCTGACTCAGCGATGGGCAGTTTACGTTGGGCTGCTTGAACCGCATCCGCCGACCCACACCCGAAAGCATTGCGCGCTCGATGATCGCCAAGTGATCAGTGGCATCATTCGTGCGGGTGGGCCGGCGGACGCCGGGCGGCGTTCCGTCGGTCTGGGATCGCGTAAGAAGATCGGCGCGCATTTTCTTGGGACCGGCGCTCTCTTTGGTCTCCGTCTCTTGCGCCGTTGCTCAGCGGTTCTCCTGACCATTCATAGAGATTCGCGGTATGGATCGAAAAGAACAGCCGGCGGAAAATAATTCCGGCCAACCCCGTAAATCTGGCCGCGGCGAAGATCAGTGATCAAGTGGCGCAACGGTCAAGCCGATCAGACGGCTAAGCCCTTTACTGTCCAATCGATCGAATGACAGCGCCATCGCTTCCATCTCCTCGGCCCTGCCCTCGCTGATCAAACCGTTCGTGAAATTGACGTATTTGCTGTGGAACTCTTCCGCGCTCATAGGATTGTCGCGATCGCCTTTCGGCGTGCGCGGCTCCGACATGATTTGGCGGCCGTCCTTTAGGTAAAGCGTGACGTCGGCCCAGCGCTTGCCCACGCTGATGCGGGTGTAGTGCTCGGTTTCAACAAGCTCGGTGGCATTGGAAATGCGTCGGATTTCTTCATCTTGCAGAACCTCCGGCAAAAGCTCCTGCGGCCCTATTTTGCCACGCACGATCATCGTCGCAACCGGGAACGCGATCGAATAGCTCATTTCGTCCAGCGTCTTCGGGTTGTGACCAGCAAGCCGAACGGCATAGTGAAACGTCTGAATCCGGACGCGCGTGATATCCTTGCTGGAAAGGTAGTTGTCATGCATCAACTCGCGCGCGGCATCGATCGATGGATGCGCCCAGCGACAGACCGGATAGGGTTTGTATGAGGTATCTTCAGCGACACGCCAAGCCTCTCCGAGATCATACCACCACGGCTCGGCGCTGGCCCCCTCGGCCGTGATCGCCGGCGCGCCAGTGAAGCCGAGGTCAGCCAAATAGGCTGCCATGACGCCCGATGGCGCACCCCAGCCGACGCCGTCGCGCAGCATGGTTGGAAAATCGATGCAACGCATCATTTGGCTGCGAGGACCGTGATATTCTGCAATGCCCGCTGCATGGCGCGTCTGCTCCTGGCTGAGCCCCAGCAGTCGGGAGACTCCCGCCGCCACGCCGACCGCTGTCCACGCTCCTGAAGTGTGGTAGTCGGAGACGGTGCCGTGAAGCGTCAGACCCGCGCGGTAGGCAACCTCATAAGCAACGGCCAGCGCAACCATGAATTCCCTTCCAGAAATTGCGGCGCCCGAAGGCCTAAGCGAATCCGCTACAGCAAGCAGCGCAGGAAACACCGCCGAACCGGCGTGACCCTTGCAGGGGCTGTTGTTGTCGTGGCCATCGATCGAATCAATGGTAAAAGCGCCGGCGAATGCCGCTCCCGCCGGGCTGACGGGGCGCCCGTCGAAAATCATCCTGGCCGCGCCGATTTCAGGCGACGAGCGCCATAGGCGATCGGCAATCTCCCTAGTGATCGACGAGATCTGCGTGGTTGCGCCCACCACCGCGACGCCGAGCGTGTCTGCAAAACTACGCCTGAGAATGGCACGGACCTCCTCGGGAATGGCATCGTAGGTCAGGCTACCGGCAAATTCGGAAAAGGTGATCATGTTAAACCTCGCACAATCTCTGATGCGGCCTTCAACGGGCCAATTCCTATGATGACAGTATTTTCTAGGGACGCCCCCATCCTAGATAGTTTCGACACCGCATAACTTGGCAAATTGCGATGCCGTTAGAAGGCGGCTTCACCATCGGTCGACGTGCCGGATCCGCTTGTCGATGAGCCCTGCGCTGGCCTACGATGCGGCGGCGATCTTCGATTGGGGCTGTCCCTGCGGCTACCCCTCGGCGCAGATGTACGAACAACGCGCGGATTAAGGTCACGGCCCTGATTTCGACCCCTCTTCGTCCGGCGCCGACGCGAGGTTGCGATCAAAGCAGAGTCGCCACGTGCCATTCGACATTTTCCTTCTGAATCATGTGGATCCAGAACCCGTCGAAACCGGCCTTACGGATGACGATGATAGGAAAGCATCGTCTAATTCGCGACCGCGCTTTATTCCTGACTGCGAAAACCGCGTCGGCAGCCCAGCGGCATCGCCGCCACGGACCATGCGCTTAGACATCGCTGTCGGTTGCCCGGTGACAGCAACGTGATCAGTAAGGTCGATTGGCTCAACTCCATCGAAACGAATCATTGCCCATGATTAGTACAGATCGGGTTTAATACTTCGACTGGGGTAGACATTTCCACTCTGTCGCGGAACTGGGCGATATCCTCCAATTGGGAACTGACAGTCCCCGCTCCCGCTGCGGCCTACAGCCCTATTCGCTCGTTCGGGGCAGAAAGTAGTGCTGATGGTCGAAAGAAGCACATTAATTCCGGAGACCAATTCTTCATCCAAGATCGTCAGCGGGGGCATTAGCTTGATGATCTCGTCGGATGGCCCGCACAATTCAACGATGAGTTTCCGCTTGTATGCTTCGGCTTTTACCTGAGCAGCCAGCTTCTTATCAACGATGTCAAGCCCAAGCATCAAACCGCATCCCTTAACAAGGTAGCCGAGAGGAGCACCGAATTCCGACAACATTGCTCTGGCAATCCTGCCCTTGCGACGGATCTCGCTTTCAAAGCGTTTGTCAGACCAATACTTTTGTAGGGCAGCAGTGGCCGTGACGAAAGCATGATTATTACCACGGAATGTACCATTGTGTTCACCGGGACCCCAAATGTCGATGTTTGGGGCAATCAAGACTAGAGACATCGGAAGACCGAATCCCGAAATCGATTTCGCCATTAAGACAATATCCGGACGAATGTCGAAGACCTCGAAGGCAAAGAATGGGCCTGTGCGGCCACAACCGGTTTGAATCTCGTCGACTATTAGGAGCGCGCCATGGCGCCGGGCAATCTGTTCTATTTCTTTGACCCAGTGAAGCGTTGGCACATTTATCCCGCCTTCGGCTTGCACAATCTCGAGAATGACTGCGGCTGGTCGGTCTATCCCGCCGGACGGGTCACTCAACTGTTTTCGCAGCAATTCAGCCGTATCGCAGTTGAGCCCGAGATAGCCATCGTACATCGCGCGATGAACGCCGTGGAGCATGGAAGCGGATGCTCCCCGGTGGTAAGAATTCGCCGTAAGGGCTAACGCACCGAGCGAACAGCCATGAAAAGCGTTGGTAAACGCGATGATGTTGCTGCGACCGGTCACCTTGCGTGCGAGCTTGATGGCAGCCTCAACGGCATTGGCGCCGGTGGGGCCGGTGAATTGAATTCGATATTCAAGCGATCTTGGACGCAAGATCAACTGTTCGAATGTGTCGATAAACTCCTGCTTGGCGCGTGTGCGGAGGTCGAGCCCAAGAGCAATGCCATCGTTTGAGATATAGTCTTGAAGGGCAGACTGCATCACTTGGTCGTTGTGTCCATAGTTTAATGACCCACACCCGGCTAAAAAGTCGAGGTATTTGTCACCGGTCTCGGCGATCAGATAACTCCCCTTCGCTCCGACGAATATTGCAGGGTAGAAGCGACAATAGCTCCGCGCTTCCGATTCAATGTCCTCTTTCATCGCATTTTCTCCAGGGGACGTCATGATTCGAGTTCTGTCGGCTCTGCACCGAGTTGAAACAGAGAAACCGCATATTGCTGGCACGAGTCCGTCCAATGCTGAACCGGCCGGAAATTATACAGGCCGAGCAGCTTGTGGAACACATACAATTCAACCTTCCGCATGATCTCCGTCCTAATCATCTCTCCCTTCTCGAGATGCAAGGAGAAATTCAGATTTTTTAGATTGATCATTTGTTCCTGCGTTGCTTCCAGATGGCTCTCCATTCGATAAAGCGATTTATTATGGAATGCCACGTGTCGAAACTGGAATAGATCAAAATCTCCACCGAAACGCCAGTTCAAATGTTGTAGGACACATAAGTTGGTCAGAATAGCCGTTTGATTATTGTAGGCCGCCTCTAGGATTTTCGTTTCTTTGTCCAAATCCATCCCGACCAAAAGATAGTCGCCAGAAGACAAAGCCGATCGCGCCGATAGGAGGAGATCATGCAATTCGTCATCGTGCATGTTCCCCATAGTGCTGCCGAGGCAAACTAAAAGCTTTGGTCCAATTAGATTGGCGACTTGCGCGAGTCCGGTTTGGTAGGTCCCGACAATTCCTAAGAAGTCCAAATCGGTTGTCACGGAGAGAATGTTCTCAGCCGCCCTCTCCAAGATCGAGCGATTGATGTCGATGGCAGCGTAAGAAGTGCGGCCGTGTTCCTTCAAGTATGCGTCAAATAAAAGAGTCGTTTTCTCCGCGTTTCCAGATCCCAGCTCAACGATGAAGATAGGACCTGTGATGTCGGCTATGGACGATGCATGTTGGGATAGTATGTCCTTTTCTGTTCTGAACAGGTAATATGTTTCCTCGTGACAGAGACGTTCAAATAGGCGAGAACCTGCATCATCGTAGTAATAAATGGAGTTCACGCTGCGCGGTGATTCCGATAAGGACGCCACCAATAGGTCGCCCTTGAATAACGTTTCTTCGGGTACATCCGCGCCGAGGATCTCATATTTATTGCGTGTAACCACTGCGGTTGTCCCGGGACGATGTCGAGCCATAGAGATAACTCCATTCAATAACGGTGTACTGGGGATGCGTACGGAACGGCATGCGTATTGACGTTGTCACCAAGGGCATGAATATCGTCGGCAGCTCCCGCCGCTTCATAAAAAGGTAGCTTCAAAAGTCGTGCCAATTTCGCCGATAGAGCGTTGGAATGTCTATTTCTGAGTGTTGTTCAATGACTTAAATGGGGTGCAGTGGGAGCCAAGCCGTTAACATTGTGTCGAGGAGCCGACAGACCCGACAGCAGGTGTCGGTTGTCGGTGTTGGTTGCGTGAATCAAGTGTTGGAAGAATGGGCGGCTCATTAAGCTGCTGATCAGGAAGCCTCGCCATTGCGCTGTATCAGTTCGAGGGCTGGTTGGGGGTTGGTCGCGCTATCGTGACGACCGCCTAGCCCGTTGTCGGGGAGCCGGGAGCTCAAGACGGGTCGTGGCTCTTCGCCGGTTCCGAGCGCGGCGCTGCCCGGGCAGCCGCCATGTCCACGCTCATTACGACGGCAAAGCTCAACGATGTCGATCCGTTGGCCTGGCTGGCCGACGTGCTCGCGCGCATCGCCGGCATCCCACATAGACGGCTTCCTGAATTGCTACCGTGGGAATGGAGAAAGCCCGATCACAAGCGGCAGCCGCCTGAACCATGGCAGCGATCGCCCACGTCTTCATGATCCGGCGCGTCGCTCAAATTCTGGGCCAGGATGAAGACCTGCTGTGGGACCTGTCGGACCAACTCGAGCCTGAGGATGGTAAGCTGTGGGTCTCGATGGAATCGCAACCCCTGCCTTTAGCGACTTCGGCATCGAGGCCCTTCGCAAAATCATTCGAGACCCAGCTCGATCCAACTGGCTAACAGGCGACAGCTAGTTGTCCCTTCAAATCCGGCACGCCGCGGTCACTACCGGGTGCTTACTTTTTGAAGCACTTCGGGCTCGATACACTCCGCGACCTGCCTGATCTGGAGGCGCTTGAGGACGCGGGCTTGCTGAACGGGAACAGCGGTGCGGCCACGACGATGCCAATCGGCGCGATGGCTGAAGACGATTTCGGCAACCATGATGACGAGGGTGTCACCTCATGAAATCGCGGCCAGCCCCGATGCGGGCGGGTTCCCGCGGTCGAACCCAGAAGGGTCTCCGCATAGATGTCAGCAATGAGTTCCGCAGACACGTATCGCTAGTCCGCCGCCGTAGTACTGGGGGGTGTCACAACGGCCTTTTCAACAACGCCAGAGTCCGCGATTGGCGGGGGGCGTTGGCGGCGACGAATACGGAATCGTGCTCGACCTTGATGAGGATTCCGCCATTCTGGTTGTTGTGCTTTGCCTCTGGGTTTCGCGTGATGAAACCCAGCAGAGGTGGTTTTGCGCCGTCCGCAGACTTGTCGGGCGAGCGGATCTCGCTGTATCCACCGGTGAGCTTGCCTAGCGGCAGGCCCCTTTGCAGAAGCCGCGCTAAGGTGTCAGTTGATTTGAGAGCTTTGAGCGGATCCTTGCCTTTCGGCATGACCTTGACTTCGGGAATTGCGGCGATCGCAGCCATCAGCTCATCGATGGCAGCCTCCGTCATGACGAGGCGGGCATTCTCGGCATTGTCCTCGTCTCGTCCGAGGTAACAGACGGCTCCATCCTGAGCGAGCGTCGGCAGGTTGAGCGTCTGCACCGTCTTCGTGTCGTCGAAATACGATGGTGACCGTCACAGGAAACGTCGCCGGCATTTTGGCTGGCAAACCGACTCGGCCAAGGCGCGTAAGCAGCGATTGTTGCAGATCGAGAGCGTAGTTCTCCCGCATTCGCTGAAAGAGGAAATAGGCGACGTCCGCGGCTAGCATCGTTCTGATGGTGGCGCGGCTCTCGGATCGCAAGTCTTTGGCGTCCCATTGTAGCCGAATGGCGCTGCATCCTCTAAGCGGCCGAGAGGCGTGGTGAGGGTATTGCCATAGTCCCACGACGTGTGTGTCAACGGGCTGACATCGCCAGCCAGCAGAAGAATTCGTTTCGTGCCCTCTTCGCGCACAAGATCGCAGGCGGGCGTCATGACGATGAATGCGTCGCGAACGTCTTTGTCCTGATTGGGTGCGGGATAGTCGCGGCGCAGGAAAACATCGCGAAGGCAATCGAGGGCTCGAGCTTGTTGGTCACTACGCCGAGGCGCGCTCGATGCTGCCACACTGTCTGATGAACGAGATGCTGGAGGTCGCTCGTTCCGGCAATATGTGGTGCGGGATAGAGGCTGAGGTCGACATCCTTGAGTGCACGGGCTGCCTCAATGGTGGGGCCATCGGCCTCGATCTCAAACTGCAGGGCGCTGTCGAAGACGTCGACGAGGTAGCTGCCAAGCGGCTGCCCTTCGAAGTTCAGAAGCAGCTGGCTGATCTCACCATAGTCCGAGAGATCGAGCCTTCTCACACTCTTAAAGAAGCGCGCCGTCGCCCCTCGAGGCTCGCTTCGTAGTTGGAGAGGAAGGTTGCGATCTTTAACGCGTCAGCGAGGTGCGTGGCCAAGCGTTCGAGCGTGCGTGGAAGATTATCTGCCTTAAGCAAGTCGTCCTTGCGGTAGAACCTAAACAGGGCGCCAAGCAGCTTCGCCTGGTCGCGGAAATGGGCCCGCTTGTCATTGAGTAGGTTGCTGCGTGACATAAGGGCAACGGGTGGCGGTGACGCTTGGCGTTCAGGGTGCCGCCCAGGTGCTCGGCATTCTCTTTCGCAATGTAGAGTCCGAGGCCGCGCCGCTTCGACTTCTCCTTGAGCGACCAAAAAGGTCGGAAGACTTTTTCGATGTGATCGTGCGCAATTCCGCTGCCATTGTCCTCGAACGTGATGGTGGGCGGGTCGCTCTCGATGGTGACGGTTATGGTGGGAACGAGCCGCGGCTCGCGGTTTTTTCGCACCTGAGTCCAATAGAGTGAGTTGGAAAGCATGTTCTCAATGATCTGAATCAGCATGCCTTTGACAAGGCGCACCCGCACGGGGCTTTTGGGCTTAGTGATCCTGAGCACCACTCCGTGGCGCTCAAACTGTGCGGCATGGCCCTCCTGGATGTCGTCGAAGAGTTCTGCAAGGTCGAAGACTTCGGACCGCTGGCGGCCGGAAACGCTGAGCTGATCAAGCACGCGCAGCCGCTTCGACACGCTCTTCATTTCGGAGCGCAAAGTCTCGAGGCGTGCCTTGATCTCCGATGGCAGGTCTCTGCCCTTTAGTGCTTCCAAAGCTTGCAATGCGCCCTCGGTCGCACGGGCAAGTTCGTGTGCCACGACCTCGACCATCAGCCCGACGCCAGCCATCTGAATCATTTGCTTGCCGTCGGCTTCGACTTCTTCGATGCGTTTCTGGGCGCGCGCCGTGAGGTCTTGGAACTCGACGAGCGCGTGCTGGAGATCGTCGACGACCTCTTGCTCTTCCTTGGGTACGAGCCTTCGGACTCGGGCAATCGCGCCGGACGCGCGCGATTTTAGCTGGTCGATTTGCGATTTCACGTCGCCGAGTTCAATTGGGGTCAGCTTGTGGCGCCGATCCACGTCCTTAAAGAAGTCCCAGAGTAGGTCTTTGACGACATGCCCAAGAATCTGAACGAACGCCGTTTGTTCCGGGTTGACGCGGAGTCCCTCGCGATTGGTTTGATCGAGCAGATGTGGGTTGCCCATACGCGTAATCTGAACGTGGCCGACAAACTGGTTCTTGTTCAGAACATAGCCGGTGCGGCCGAGCGCGCGGCGATCCAAGCCGAGCCAGTCATCCTCCTCGTCGCCATAGGGAAAAACGCGGAAGCCATCGCGAAAGAGCAGAATCCCGCTCCAAATCTTCTGCAGGTCGCGGACCTCGTTGCGATTACCGATGCCGTCTATGGCTGTAAAGTGCCGCCGATTGTACCAGTAGCCTTCAAAGTTGAACGGTCCAATCGAGACGAGTGCGCTCGACGGAATCTCGTCCGAGGTTCCAGTGAGGAGGCCCTCGAGGTCTGGCTCAGTGAGTGTAATGACGTCCGCCTCTCTCGGATGGGTGTAGCCGAGGTTGACGGCATCCAGTCGTACGAACAGCTCGGGCTTCCCGTCCTTGATCTCATACTGACCCCTGAATGAGGCGTGAGCGGCTTCCAGAAGTGTCTTGTCCATGAAGTCGATTGGGATAGGCGGGCGCGACGCTGCTCGAACTCACGCTCGATCTCCTCAACCCGCGCGGGCGCGCTGAGTTCGTTGAGCCCTTCGCCCAGACTCCAGGTGAACGGTGAGCCATGGGCACGCGCCGTCTTCTCGTACCCCTTAGCTTCGTGGAATGCTTCGGGGTGCTCGCGCATCAGCCTTGGCCAACGAAGCGGCGGTTTTCTTTGCCCAAGCTGCAGGACTTTGAGGACTCTCATCCGCGAACTGGACGATGACATCGAATGTGCGCAGCGCCCCGGTCGAAAAGTAATGGCTCTTGGCAGCGATCGGTCCCACACCCAATCGTGACGGTAGATCCGCGAGCACATCCGCATCGAGCTTAAACGCGACCTTGGATATGGCCTCGTCGAGGTCGAAATCGCTGCCGGCGAACAGAGCGTAGCCACCGAGCCTGGACTGCCGGATAAGGATCGCCCGGTTGACCAATTCATCGATGGCAGCGGTGACCTCTGCCTTGTTGGCTTCGGGAGCGCACAAGGAAAGGATGTCGTCGGCAGGGATCTCGGCGTGACCCAACGTCACGCCGAAAAAGAACCGCAGTGCGCACACCGTCTGGTTCAGCGCCGGCCACGAGATTCCAGTCGAGACCAGATGCACCTGGAAGGCGCGAACGTCCTCCAGGTCAAGCCGGTCCGGAGATCGGCCACAGTAGCGAGAGAACTTCGCTACCGCGTGCACGTAGGATCGTTGCGTGGCCGGCGACAGATTGCGGATCGTCATGTCCTCGAATCATGCGTCGGCGAAGCGGGCTCAACTCGGCCCATCTCATTGCTCCTGTTCTCAAGGTTGTGCTTCAACAGCAGCAATCCTTCAAAACAGAAGCGTCATTCGCAAACCGGTGCACCAAATGCCGCGTCAGCGGCTTCGTTCAAACCCCTCTCGATTCAACCTGAGGGTCCGACGCTCTAGTGGGGAGCGGCGGCGGCGCGCGGGCGCATCTCTTCGCCAATTCCGTGGTCGAGCTCGCCGGGCGGCGGATTGCGCCGCTCATCTGCTACGAGCAACTCCTCGTCTGGCCTGTCCTGCAGTCGGTGCTGCACGCGCCCGACGCCATCGTCGCCGTCGGCAATGGCTGGTGGGCCACCGGCACCTCTATCGCCGCCATCCAGAACGCGAGCACGATTGCCTGGGCGCGGCTCTTCCGGCTGCCGCTCGTCACTGCCTTCAACAGATGAACAGGGAGCTGCCATGATCGACGCCGCCCTCATCCAGCAATGCGCCGATCCCGGTCTGCAGCCGGCGATCGTCGATAGATTTATCGCCGAGGGCGGCTCACCCGAACCGTTGGCCATCACGGTACAATCTGGCGACCGGCTCCTGCTGGTTCCCCAACCGAGCACGCCGGACGAAGCCATGGCCTTTGGCCGGAAGCATATCGGCAAGGCCGTGGTGCGCGTCGGCGTCACTAAAGGATCATCCAACGTTGTGCTCAGAGCTTCGTCGGATCGCTCGCTGCTCCAAGTCATCCGGGAGGCGACACAGCGCAGTGGCATCGAAACGGACGCCTACTGGGCGACAGCGAGGCGATTCAACGATCTCGAGCGCCTCAACTTCAACAAGACGAAGATCTCCGGCAGCCCCGTTGCGGTTAAGAGTGAGTAGCTCTTCTATTGATATAGGAAATTAAGCAAGGGCAACACTCTTATCTCACGAAGCGGCACTGCCTCGAAGATTTTCGCCGTTGCGGCGCTGTTTGCGTCGGGTGCCGGGACCCATGCCGAAATGCGCCTGAAACGCGCGTGAGAAATGGCTGCGGTTGGAAAACCCCGTGGCAAGCGCCACCTCGACGAGCGGAAGGTTCGACTGCTGCAGGATCTCGTCGGCTTTCTCCAACCGCAAAGACCGATAGAACT includes these proteins:
- a CDS encoding acetyl-CoA carboxylase biotin carboxylase subunit family protein encodes the protein MAVRAIILLGGASNSPLYVQAAKRLDLHPITLSADPEVYEYLAGIEAVRVDEHDIDALIRECSLLGATYDIAGIASAQESVNAAVGKLCQYYDLPGPDPAAIERCCDKFVQRQLLADAAVPIPAYRLAANANDVESCAAKIGLPVIVKPAVGIGSSGVRLCRTVDEIAEHTDYLLGGEHIWRSSPKILVEEFAQGPHYSIETIGNEVVGIGTIDFGPPPHFVSREYIYPAPLTDDEQKRIVGISLSCLRALGLGWQPTNIDLRWTRFGPVVIEVNPRLGGTPVPQLVQQAYGVDLVTEHIKLVIGNEWNLRRRYSNTAVARFLVPDRDGILDWIDGDRRAANLSGVAEVKFYVEPKTRIVRKGDYRDKIGHIIAASPTLAQAKVTLQRAVDLIDWSITPYPSLGD
- a CDS encoding MmgE/PrpD family protein, which produces MITFSEFAGSLTYDAIPEEVRAILRRSFADTLGVAVVGATTQISSITREIADRLWRSSPEIGAARMIFDGRPVSPAGAAFAGAFTIDSIDGHDNNSPCKGHAGSAVFPALLAVADSLRPSGAAISGREFMVALAVAYEVAYRAGLTLHGTVSDYHTSGAWTAVGVAAGVSRLLGLSQEQTRHAAGIAEYHGPRSQMMRCIDFPTMLRDGVGWGAPSGVMAAYLADLGFTGAPAITAEGASAEPWWYDLGEAWRVAEDTSYKPYPVCRWAHPSIDAARELMHDNYLSSKDITRVRIQTFHYAVRLAGHNPKTLDEMSYSIAFPVATMIVRGKIGPQELLPEVLQDEEIRRISNATELVETEHYTRISVGKRWADVTLYLKDGRQIMSEPRTPKGDRDNPMSAEEFHSKYVNFTNGLISEGRAEEMEAMALSFDRLDSKGLSRLIGLTVAPLDH
- the ectB gene encoding diaminobutyrate--2-oxoglutarate transaminase, whose amino-acid sequence is MKEDIESEARSYCRFYPAIFVGAKGSYLIAETGDKYLDFLAGCGSLNYGHNDQVMQSALQDYISNDGIALGLDLRTRAKQEFIDTFEQLILRPRSLEYRIQFTGPTGANAVEAAIKLARKVTGRSNIIAFTNAFHGCSLGALALTANSYHRGASASMLHGVHRAMYDGYLGLNCDTAELLRKQLSDPSGGIDRPAAVILEIVQAEGGINVPTLHWVKEIEQIARRHGALLIVDEIQTGCGRTGPFFAFEVFDIRPDIVLMAKSISGFGLPMSLVLIAPNIDIWGPGEHNGTFRGNNHAFVTATAALQKYWSDKRFESEIRRKGRIARAMLSEFGAPLGYLVKGCGLMLGLDIVDKKLAAQVKAEAYKRKLIVELCGPSDEIIKLMPPLTILDEELVSGINVLLSTISTTFCPERANRAVGRSGSGDCQFPIGGYRPVPRQSGNVYPSRSIKPDLY
- a CDS encoding L-histidine N(alpha)-methyltransferase gives rise to the protein MVTRNKYEILGADVPEETLFKGDLLVASLSESPRSVNSIYYYDDAGSRLFERLCHEETYYLFRTEKDILSQHASSIADITGPIFIVELGSGNAEKTTLLFDAYLKEHGRTSYAAIDINRSILERAAENILSVTTDLDFLGIVGTYQTGLAQVANLIGPKLLVCLGSTMGNMHDDELHDLLLSARSALSSGDYLLVGMDLDKETKILEAAYNNQTAILTNLCVLQHLNWRFGGDFDLFQFRHVAFHNKSLYRMESHLEATQEQMINLKNLNFSLHLEKGEMIRTEIMRKVELYVFHKLLGLYNFRPVQHWTDSCQQYAVSLFQLGAEPTELES
- a CDS encoding HAMP domain-containing sensor histidine kinase, with protein sequence MDKTLLEAAHASFRGQYEIKDGKPELFVRLDAVNLGYTHPREADVITLTEPDLEGLLTGTSDEIPSSALVSIGPFNFEGYWYNRRHFTAIDGIGNRNEVRDLQKIWSGILLFRDGFRVFPYGDEEDDWLGLDRRALGRTGYVLNKNQFVGHVQITRMGNPHLLDQTNREGLRVNPEQTAFVQILGHVVKDLLWDFFKDVDRRHKLTPIELGDVKSQIDQLKSRASGAIARVRRLVPKEEQEVVDDLQHALVEFQDLTARAQKRIEEVEADGKQMIQMAGVGLMVEVVAHELARATEGALQALEALKGRDLPSEIKARLETLRSEMKSVSKRLRVLDQLSVSGRQRSEVFDLAELFDDIQEGHAAQFERHGVVLRITKPKSPVRVRLVKGMLIQIIENMLSNSLYWTQVRKNREPRLVPTITVTIESDPPTITFEDNGSGIAHDHIEKVFRPFWSLKEKSKRRGLGLYIAKENAEHLGGTLNAKRHRHPLPLCHAATYSMTSGPISATRRSCLAPCLGSTARTTCLRQIIFHARSNAWPRTSLTR